One Pseudonocardia sediminis DNA window includes the following coding sequences:
- a CDS encoding amidase yields the protein MTAPEPAALAAQSVRLGFRLDDAQVADMHAAVAGAEAAAAALRARPVDPAAADPARGDLWTREWANRTDAWTPRASGAAPGSPSAAAPHLLDATGLLDAYRGGTARPGEVVATALSRLAGAHAALNCTIVALDERAAERAAESDRRWAEGTARPLEGVPFTVKDVLDLAGVPTTAGSLRRGDTPAAASATVVARLEDAGAIAIAKDATTEFAVGGPHPRRFGACRNPWDARRWAGGSSTGTAAAVASRAVPFGIGTDVGGSVRLPSAWCGLTGLKPTAGTVPRTGVVPLSWTTETVGPLARSARDVALLLSVIRGPDGTDPRIGELTPFAPPSVPADLSGLRVAVPGGYLTELCDGAVRDGVAALVTELVGGGATVVAGEIPSAAAALPIGYQVVFAEAAALHRFDADHWDDYDPVTVRRISQGITTPAADLLRALQFRVELQAELDAVFARADLVVVPTTPSTAPVLPDCTVRVDGVEHPLYAAQSRSTMLGNLTGAPGLALPTGFAPDGCPTSAQLIAPPHREGVALAVAAWFQERTEHHLRTPPLADRIG from the coding sequence GTGACCGCGCCCGAGCCGGCGGCACTCGCCGCGCAGAGCGTGCGGCTGGGCTTCCGGCTCGACGACGCGCAGGTCGCGGACATGCACGCCGCCGTCGCCGGGGCGGAGGCGGCCGCCGCGGCGCTGCGGGCCCGCCCGGTCGACCCGGCCGCGGCGGACCCGGCCCGCGGCGACCTGTGGACGCGGGAGTGGGCGAACCGGACCGACGCGTGGACACCGCGGGCGAGCGGTGCCGCGCCCGGCAGCCCCTCCGCCGCCGCACCGCACCTGCTCGATGCGACCGGCCTGCTCGACGCGTACCGCGGCGGCACGGCCCGCCCGGGCGAGGTCGTCGCCACGGCCCTGTCCCGGCTGGCGGGCGCGCACGCCGCGCTGAACTGCACGATCGTCGCCCTGGACGAGCGGGCCGCGGAGAGGGCGGCGGAGTCCGACCGGCGCTGGGCCGAGGGCACCGCGCGCCCGCTGGAGGGCGTGCCGTTCACCGTCAAGGACGTGCTCGACCTGGCCGGGGTCCCCACCACGGCGGGCTCCCTGCGCCGCGGAGACACCCCGGCCGCGGCGTCCGCGACCGTCGTCGCCCGGCTGGAGGACGCCGGCGCGATCGCGATCGCCAAGGACGCGACCACCGAGTTCGCCGTCGGCGGGCCGCACCCGCGCCGTTTCGGCGCCTGCCGCAACCCGTGGGACGCGCGGCGCTGGGCGGGCGGCTCCTCGACCGGGACGGCGGCGGCGGTCGCGTCCCGGGCGGTGCCGTTCGGGATCGGCACCGACGTCGGCGGGTCGGTGCGGCTGCCGTCGGCCTGGTGCGGGCTGACCGGCCTGAAGCCGACGGCGGGCACGGTGCCGCGCACCGGCGTCGTCCCGCTGTCCTGGACGACCGAGACGGTCGGCCCGCTGGCCCGCAGCGCCCGCGACGTGGCGCTGCTGCTGTCGGTGATCCGCGGTCCGGACGGCACCGACCCGAGGATCGGCGAGCTCACCCCGTTCGCCCCGCCGTCCGTTCCCGCCGACCTGTCCGGTCTGCGGGTCGCGGTGCCCGGCGGCTATCTCACCGAGCTGTGCGACGGCGCCGTGCGCGACGGGGTCGCGGCGCTGGTCACCGAGCTGGTGGGCGGCGGGGCGACGGTCGTGGCCGGTGAGATCCCGTCCGCGGCGGCCGCGCTGCCGATCGGCTACCAGGTCGTGTTCGCCGAGGCTGCCGCGCTGCACCGGTTCGACGCCGACCACTGGGACGACTACGACCCGGTGACCGTGCGCCGGATCAGCCAGGGAATCACCACCCCGGCCGCGGACCTGCTGCGCGCGCTGCAGTTCCGGGTCGAGCTGCAGGCCGAGCTGGACGCGGTGTTCGCGCGCGCCGACCTGGTCGTCGTGCCCACCACCCCGTCGACGGCACCGGTCCTGCCCGACTGCACCGTGCGCGTCGACGGCGTCGAGCATCCGCTCTACGCGGCCCAGTCGCGCTCGACGATGCTCGGCAACCTCACCGGCGCCCCGGGGCTGGCGCTGCCCACCGGGTTCGCCCCGGACGGCTGCCCGACGTCGGCGCAGCTGATCGCCCCGCCGCACCGGGAGGGGGTCGCGCTGGCCGTCGCGGCGTGGTTCCAGGAGCGCACCGAGCACCACCTGCGCACGCCGCCGCTCGCGGACCGGATCGGATGA
- a CDS encoding MmgE/PrpD family protein, which produces MTTDTHTRLSLAGQVGEFVAAAGIDDVPAEVLERARYLVLDAVGLAFASTAYGFPAVARDALAAFGGGEHPVLGMSDRLTARDAAVLNGVLIHGMDFDDTHIPAVTHVSAAALPAALAAAVATGASTADLLLAYVLGVEVSARVGIGGAGGFHDVGFHPTAVAGAFGAATAAGKVTGLDAGQLAAAQGVVGSMSAGLLEFLEDGSWTKRLHPGWAAMSGLTAASFAKAGWSGPPAVYEGRFGLYATHLAGRETHPEAVGAGLGTTWELMRTAVKPYPICHFNHAFADAALTLREAHGIRPEDVVAVRAGIHPTPGRVVSQPEAAKWAPRDEYDAKFSLPFTVAASLVRGRFTLAELEDDALADAGIRALAQKVRVHDDPDSAFPAAYSGALEIKLSDGRVLAHREQVNRGHDQRPLTNAEIEEKFRGTIGRVAGDATTDRVRAAVLALGDDRPASDFAEACRAG; this is translated from the coding sequence GTGACGACCGACACCCACACCCGCCTGTCGCTGGCCGGGCAGGTCGGCGAGTTCGTGGCCGCCGCCGGGATCGACGACGTCCCGGCCGAGGTCCTGGAACGCGCCCGGTACCTGGTGCTCGACGCCGTCGGGCTCGCGTTCGCCTCCACCGCCTACGGGTTCCCGGCCGTGGCCCGCGACGCGCTGGCCGCGTTCGGCGGCGGTGAGCACCCGGTGCTCGGCATGTCCGACCGGCTCACCGCCCGCGACGCGGCCGTGCTCAACGGCGTGCTCATCCACGGCATGGACTTCGACGACACCCACATCCCGGCCGTCACCCACGTCAGCGCCGCCGCCCTGCCGGCGGCGCTGGCTGCGGCCGTCGCGACCGGGGCGAGCACCGCGGACCTGCTGCTGGCCTACGTGCTCGGCGTCGAGGTCTCGGCGCGGGTCGGGATCGGAGGCGCCGGCGGGTTCCACGACGTCGGCTTCCACCCGACGGCGGTGGCCGGCGCGTTCGGCGCGGCGACGGCGGCCGGCAAGGTCACCGGGCTCGACGCCGGGCAGCTCGCCGCGGCGCAGGGCGTCGTCGGGTCGATGTCGGCCGGGCTGCTGGAGTTCCTCGAGGACGGGTCCTGGACCAAGCGCCTGCACCCCGGGTGGGCGGCGATGTCCGGGCTGACGGCGGCGAGCTTCGCGAAAGCCGGGTGGAGCGGGCCCCCGGCCGTCTACGAGGGACGGTTCGGGCTCTACGCCACGCACCTGGCCGGGCGCGAGACCCACCCGGAGGCCGTCGGTGCCGGGCTGGGTACGACGTGGGAGCTGATGCGCACCGCGGTCAAGCCCTACCCGATCTGCCACTTCAACCACGCCTTCGCCGACGCCGCGCTGACGCTGCGCGAGGCGCACGGGATCCGCCCCGAGGACGTCGTCGCGGTCCGCGCCGGGATCCACCCGACGCCGGGCAGGGTGGTCAGTCAGCCGGAGGCCGCGAAGTGGGCCCCGCGCGACGAGTACGACGCCAAGTTCAGCCTGCCGTTCACCGTCGCCGCCTCGCTGGTCCGCGGCCGGTTCACCCTCGCCGAGCTGGAGGACGACGCCCTGGCCGACGCCGGCATCCGCGCGCTGGCCCAGAAGGTGCGGGTGCACGACGACCCGGACAGCGCGTTCCCGGCCGCCTACTCCGGGGCGCTGGAGATCAAGCTCTCCGACGGCCGGGTTCTGGCCCACCGCGAGCAGGTCAACCGTGGCCACGACCAGCGCCCGCTGACCAACGCCGAGATCGAGGAGAAGTTCCGCGGCACGATCGGCCGGGTCGCCGGCGACGCGACGACCGACCGGGTCCGCGCCGCCGTCCTCGCCCTGGGTGACGACCGCCCGGCGTCGGACTTCGCCGAGGCGTGCCGTGCCGGGTGA
- a CDS encoding LLM class flavin-dependent oxidoreductase: MPGEVRVGLFLTHQRRADADPLAVLDDQLALVRAARDGGLDSVFGGQHHLSETLAHIQPLPWLARVAAEAGDMTVGTGIHLLALHNPVDTAEAYASLDVICRGRSVFGVGLGYRDVEYAAFGVPAGEKVRRFTENLRLVRELWSGEEVHADLPWTRLDGVRATMRPVADPHPPVWMAANSDAAVRRAGRLADTWMINPHATTSTIRRQLGLFHDERAAAGRGPLRELPLMREIYCAPTREQAVELARPHLAGKYAVYADWGQDRVLPGNDSFRTGYDELAQDRFVIGSPEDCLAALLPWRDELGVDHFVLRTDWAGMPVSDALASLDLIAREVAPVLRSTPAAAGPTRHE; this comes from the coding sequence GTGCCGGGTGAGGTGCGGGTCGGCCTGTTCCTGACCCACCAGCGGCGGGCCGACGCCGACCCGCTCGCCGTGCTGGACGACCAGCTCGCCCTGGTCCGCGCCGCCCGTGACGGCGGCCTGGACTCGGTCTTCGGCGGGCAGCACCACCTGAGCGAGACGCTCGCCCACATCCAGCCGCTGCCCTGGCTCGCCCGGGTCGCGGCCGAGGCCGGGGACATGACCGTCGGCACCGGCATCCACCTGCTCGCGCTGCACAACCCGGTGGACACCGCCGAGGCCTACGCGAGCCTGGACGTCATCTGCCGCGGGCGGTCGGTGTTCGGCGTGGGGCTGGGCTACCGCGACGTCGAGTACGCCGCGTTCGGCGTCCCGGCCGGGGAGAAGGTGCGCCGGTTCACCGAGAACCTTCGGCTGGTGCGCGAGCTCTGGAGCGGCGAGGAGGTCCACGCCGACCTGCCGTGGACCCGTCTGGACGGCGTCCGCGCCACGATGCGCCCGGTCGCCGACCCGCACCCGCCGGTCTGGATGGCCGCCAACTCCGACGCCGCCGTCCGCCGGGCCGGGCGCCTCGCCGACACCTGGATGATCAACCCGCACGCCACGACGTCGACGATCCGGCGCCAGCTCGGGCTGTTCCACGACGAGCGCGCCGCGGCCGGTCGCGGCCCGCTGCGGGAGCTGCCGCTGATGCGCGAGATCTACTGCGCGCCCACCCGGGAGCAGGCGGTCGAGCTGGCCCGCCCGCACCTGGCCGGCAAGTACGCCGTCTACGCCGACTGGGGCCAGGACCGTGTCCTGCCCGGAAACGACTCGTTCCGTACCGGTTACGACGAGCTCGCCCAGGACCGGTTCGTGATCGGATCCCCCGAGGACTGCCTCGCGGCGCTGCTGCCGTGGCGCGACGAGCTCGGCGTGGACCACTTCGTCCTGCGCACCGACTGGGCCGGCATGCCGGTCTCCGACGCGCTCGCCTCGCTCGACCTGATCGCCCGCGAGGTCGCCCCCGTCCTGCGGTCCACCCCGGCCGCCGCAGGTCCCACCCGCCACGAGTGA
- the rutA gene encoding pyrimidine utilization protein A, whose translation MDFGVFIPIGNNGWLISENSPQYKPTFDLNKRVVQEAEAQGFAFALSMIKLRGFGGKTEFWDHNLESFTLMAGLAAVTERIQLYASTAVLTLPPALVARMASTIDSIAPGRFGVNIVSGWAKGEYEQMGLWPGDDYFGYRYDYSTEYVKVLRDLWETGRCDLDGTYFQMDDCVLSPRPSGHVNIVCAGQSDRGMQFCAEYGDYNFILSPGVNDPQVYREPTQKLAGFAEKTGRDVGSLPLFMAIMAETDEEAQAKWASYNAGADAGALGYMSDEGGKDTTADGSGTARTINLPEGAVNFNMATLVGSYETVARQIDQVAEMPGVKGMMFTFDDFEKGVHDFGTRVKPLLG comes from the coding sequence ATGGACTTCGGCGTGTTCATCCCGATCGGCAACAACGGCTGGCTGATCTCCGAGAACAGCCCCCAGTACAAGCCGACCTTCGACCTGAACAAGCGGGTGGTGCAGGAGGCCGAGGCACAGGGCTTCGCGTTCGCCCTGTCGATGATCAAGCTGCGCGGGTTCGGCGGGAAGACCGAGTTCTGGGACCACAACCTGGAGTCGTTCACGCTGATGGCGGGCCTGGCCGCGGTCACCGAGCGGATCCAGCTCTACGCCTCCACCGCCGTGCTGACGCTGCCGCCGGCGCTGGTGGCGCGGATGGCCTCGACGATCGACTCGATCGCCCCGGGCCGGTTCGGCGTCAACATCGTCTCCGGGTGGGCCAAGGGCGAGTACGAGCAGATGGGCCTGTGGCCCGGTGACGACTACTTCGGCTACCGCTACGACTACTCGACCGAGTACGTGAAGGTGCTGCGCGACCTGTGGGAGACGGGCCGCTGCGACCTCGACGGCACGTACTTCCAGATGGACGACTGTGTGCTCTCCCCGCGCCCGTCCGGGCACGTCAACATCGTCTGCGCCGGGCAGTCCGACCGCGGCATGCAGTTCTGCGCCGAGTACGGCGACTACAACTTCATCCTGTCCCCGGGCGTCAACGACCCGCAGGTCTACCGCGAGCCGACGCAGAAGCTGGCCGGGTTCGCCGAGAAGACCGGGCGCGACGTCGGCTCGCTGCCGCTGTTCATGGCGATCATGGCCGAGACCGACGAGGAGGCCCAGGCCAAGTGGGCGTCCTACAACGCGGGCGCCGACGCCGGGGCGCTGGGCTACATGTCCGACGAGGGCGGCAAGGACACCACCGCCGACGGGTCCGGCACCGCGCGGACGATCAACCTGCCGGAGGGGGCGGTCAACTTCAACATGGCCACCCTCGTCGGGTCCTACGAGACCGTCGCCCGCCAGATCGACCAGGTCGCGGAGATGCCCGGTGTGAAGGGGATGATGTTCACCTTCGACGACTTCGAGAAGGGCGTCCACGACTTCGGCACGCGGGTGAAGCCGTTGCTCGGCTGA
- a CDS encoding DICT sensory domain-containing protein → MSEHRLRAWVSAQTAPTGSDIERARAQVSGRRPEAMTKRSLIAVSHAIERAVLASPVDGPTVVIGLFQRMEYFERERSVYRDLAEAGVRVAVGFCDAPAHDLPDGVEQVALDPSEALVDEWAIVALSDSAGAFLVATDRHEFDPDARSLEAGRRFLARWGFSRVQSGVELARLRLTLGARLHPGTLEVIDRLLMRVMPAGADPAGSAGSPQERWFSTAALHLADRMDTARAGSARLRAQLTDAHAAAAARATVGVDQQSGLTTPEFLQRWSDTGGTTALPVGLAMFELPAVQHAVGNQRAAYHAARRIAAAMTEPLGPVDAAVRLSEREFLVVVPGASEMHLATVCDEIVEQLALASDGYPYVSLAGGLATVVTRARPLPLADLRRALERLEAGTDTGPVDAGTSTAGDRITICVVGDAPTAAPSPVPTPRPRDDGSSLDPAVEEYVRDEPSTGNHASAEVATGEFESVRPESVRSESGHSDGVHGEPVWGEPGPFRAVLSDRWNGHRFDGLG, encoded by the coding sequence GTGAGCGAGCACCGCCTGCGCGCATGGGTGTCGGCGCAGACGGCGCCGACCGGGTCCGACATCGAGCGGGCCCGGGCGCAGGTGTCCGGACGGCGTCCCGAGGCCATGACGAAGCGTTCGCTGATCGCGGTGTCGCACGCGATCGAGCGGGCCGTGCTGGCCTCGCCGGTCGACGGACCGACCGTCGTGATCGGGCTCTTCCAGCGCATGGAGTACTTCGAGCGCGAACGGTCGGTCTACCGCGACCTCGCCGAGGCCGGGGTCCGGGTCGCCGTCGGGTTCTGCGACGCACCCGCCCACGACCTCCCCGACGGCGTCGAGCAGGTCGCGCTCGACCCGTCCGAGGCGCTGGTCGACGAGTGGGCGATCGTGGCGCTCTCGGACTCGGCGGGCGCGTTCCTGGTGGCCACCGACCGGCACGAGTTCGATCCGGACGCCCGCTCCCTGGAGGCCGGCCGGAGGTTCCTGGCCCGGTGGGGGTTCTCCCGGGTGCAGTCCGGGGTGGAGCTCGCCCGCCTGCGCCTCACCCTCGGCGCGCGCCTGCACCCGGGGACCCTGGAGGTCATCGACCGGCTGCTCATGCGCGTGATGCCGGCCGGTGCCGACCCGGCCGGATCGGCCGGCTCGCCGCAGGAACGCTGGTTCAGCACGGCGGCGCTGCACCTCGCCGACCGGATGGACACCGCCCGCGCCGGCAGCGCCCGGCTGCGTGCCCAGCTCACCGACGCGCACGCGGCGGCCGCGGCCCGCGCGACCGTCGGGGTCGACCAGCAGAGCGGGCTGACCACCCCGGAGTTCCTGCAGCGGTGGTCGGACACCGGCGGGACGACGGCGCTGCCGGTCGGCCTGGCGATGTTCGAGCTGCCCGCGGTGCAGCACGCCGTCGGCAACCAGCGCGCCGCCTACCACGCCGCACGCCGGATCGCGGCCGCGATGACCGAGCCTCTGGGGCCCGTCGACGCGGCGGTGCGGCTGTCCGAGCGGGAGTTCCTCGTCGTCGTCCCGGGAGCCTCCGAGATGCACCTGGCGACGGTCTGCGACGAGATCGTCGAGCAGCTCGCGCTGGCCTCCGACGGGTACCCGTACGTCTCGCTGGCCGGTGGGCTCGCCACGGTCGTCACCCGTGCGCGGCCGCTGCCGCTGGCCGACCTGCGCCGGGCCCTGGAGCGTCTGGAGGCCGGGACGGACACCGGCCCGGTGGACGCGGGGACGAGCACCGCCGGGGACCGGATCACGATCTGCGTCGTCGGCGACGCGCCCACCGCCGCCCCGTCGCCGGTCCCGACGCCCCGTCCGCGCGACGACGGGTCCTCGCTCGACCCCGCCGTCGAGGAGTACGTCCGGGACGAGCCGTCGACCGGGAACCACGCGTCGGCCGAGGTCGCCACGGGAGAGTTCGAGTCCGTGCGCCCGGAGTCCGTGCGCTCGGAGTCCGGGCATTCGGACGGGGTGCACGGGGAGCCGGTCTGGGGTGAGCCGGGGCCGTTCCGGGCGGTGCTGTCCGACCGGTGGAACGGCCACCGGTTCGACGGTCTCGGCTAA
- a CDS encoding lipopolysaccharide biosynthesis protein, with protein MGIRENDSGTAEETHRMWSPFSQPTLPVRLPQESGALRTQDNLIVPPEVGGPPLPEAKGLAAWNAPVHRDGLALVVSSGLSSIVGLGYWVLVARLFSPAEAGVNSAALATLAMLGGIAHLNMQNALLRFVPVAGPRSTKLVTVGYVIAIAAAALIGAGFALGAPLWAPEMVGVAGLGALVVFFMIGTPLMALFDVQDNLLTGLRKAMVVPLENLLFSLLKVGLLLVAAVLAIPGGIGISWIAATGVAVVVVSIWIFSSVLPKHSATTRETEPVTVRGIAHFAGMDYAGSIFWHAAIYGLPLLVLARLGAPDAATYQIVWTMTMAIYLVVTGMTQSMVAHGATDPAGADAARRSTTKRALMLTVPAVAVLTLGAYPILSIFGEHYTETGTGALVLASLSALPNIVTASALAAARVQRRMRVLFGVPAAIATIVIGMSWVVAPWWGLTGVGLSWLVGQTVVALALLVHGRVMHGNALAAAPSAG; from the coding sequence GTGGGTATTCGCGAGAACGACTCCGGGACGGCCGAGGAGACGCACCGCATGTGGTCTCCGTTCTCGCAGCCCACCCTGCCGGTCCGCCTCCCGCAGGAGAGCGGCGCCCTGCGGACGCAGGACAACCTGATCGTCCCGCCGGAGGTCGGCGGACCTCCCCTGCCGGAGGCGAAGGGCCTGGCGGCCTGGAACGCCCCGGTGCACCGCGACGGCCTCGCGCTGGTCGTCAGCTCCGGGCTGAGCTCGATCGTCGGCCTCGGCTACTGGGTCCTGGTGGCCCGGCTGTTCTCCCCGGCCGAGGCGGGCGTCAACTCCGCCGCCCTGGCCACGCTGGCGATGCTCGGCGGGATCGCGCACCTGAACATGCAGAACGCGCTGCTGCGGTTCGTCCCGGTCGCCGGGCCGCGCTCGACGAAGCTCGTCACCGTCGGCTACGTCATCGCGATCGCGGCCGCGGCGCTGATCGGGGCCGGGTTCGCGCTCGGCGCCCCGCTCTGGGCACCGGAGATGGTCGGCGTGGCCGGGCTCGGCGCGCTGGTCGTGTTCTTCATGATCGGCACGCCGCTGATGGCCCTGTTCGACGTGCAGGACAACCTGCTGACCGGACTGCGCAAGGCGATGGTCGTGCCGCTGGAGAACCTGCTGTTCTCCCTGCTCAAGGTCGGCCTGCTGCTCGTCGCCGCGGTGCTGGCGATCCCCGGCGGGATCGGCATCTCCTGGATCGCCGCCACCGGCGTCGCCGTCGTCGTCGTGAGCATCTGGATCTTCTCGTCGGTGCTGCCGAAGCACTCGGCCACGACGCGCGAGACCGAACCGGTGACGGTGCGCGGGATCGCCCACTTCGCCGGGATGGACTACGCGGGCTCGATCTTCTGGCACGCCGCGATCTACGGCCTGCCGCTGCTGGTGCTGGCCCGCCTCGGCGCGCCGGACGCCGCGACCTACCAGATCGTCTGGACCATGACGATGGCGATCTACCTGGTCGTCACGGGTATGACCCAGTCGATGGTGGCCCACGGGGCGACCGATCCGGCCGGTGCCGACGCCGCCCGGCGGTCCACCACGAAGCGCGCGCTGATGCTGACCGTGCCCGCCGTCGCCGTGCTGACGCTCGGCGCCTACCCGATCCTGTCGATCTTCGGCGAGCACTACACCGAGACCGGGACGGGCGCGCTCGTCCTCGCGTCGCTCTCGGCCCTGCCCAACATCGTCACCGCGTCCGCGCTGGCCGCGGCCCGGGTGCAGCGCCGGATGCGGGTGCTGTTCGGTGTGCCGGCCGCGATCGCGACGATCGTGATCGGGATGTCCTGGGTCGTCGCGCCGTGGTGGGGGCTGACCGGGGTCGGCCTGTCCTGGCTGGTCGGGCAGACCGTCGTGGCCCTGGCCCTGCTGGTGCACGGCCGGGTGATGCACGGCAACGCCCTGGCCGCCGCCCCCTCGGCGGGTTAG
- a CDS encoding zinc-dependent alcohol dehydrogenase family protein has product MTKVVRFTEFGGPGVLSVVDEPDPTPGPGEAVVDVEAIGLNRAESMFRTGTYIEPTRLPAGLGYEAAGTVAALGEGVERWSVGDPVSVVPAFSMNDYTVYAQKAVVPARAMVPRPVDAVTGAAVWMPFLVAYAGLLEPGVLRPADTMLVTAASSSVGLAAMAVANRIGAVPIATSRTHAKAGRLIEAGAAQVIATGEEDLVARCREITGGRGLDVVFDAVAGPGVETMAGAVRPGGTIVIHGRLSGEPAVFPTETLPDLVMRSFTLFAMAKDPERLRRAAAFISAGLAAGDFAPQVDRVFEGLDSVVEAHEYLESNAQVGKIVLKP; this is encoded by the coding sequence ATGACCAAGGTCGTGCGTTTCACCGAGTTCGGTGGTCCGGGTGTGCTGTCCGTCGTCGACGAGCCGGACCCGACGCCGGGTCCCGGCGAGGCCGTCGTCGACGTCGAGGCGATCGGGCTGAACCGGGCCGAGTCGATGTTCCGGACCGGCACCTACATCGAGCCGACGCGGCTGCCGGCCGGTCTGGGCTACGAGGCGGCGGGCACGGTCGCGGCGCTGGGGGAGGGCGTCGAGCGGTGGTCGGTCGGCGACCCGGTCAGCGTGGTGCCCGCGTTCTCGATGAACGACTACACCGTCTACGCGCAGAAGGCGGTCGTCCCGGCCCGGGCGATGGTGCCGCGCCCGGTGGACGCGGTGACCGGTGCCGCGGTGTGGATGCCGTTCCTCGTCGCCTACGCCGGGCTGCTCGAGCCCGGTGTGCTGCGCCCGGCCGACACGATGCTGGTCACGGCCGCGTCGAGCAGCGTCGGCCTGGCCGCGATGGCCGTGGCCAACCGGATCGGCGCCGTCCCGATCGCCACCAGCCGCACCCACGCCAAGGCCGGACGGCTGATCGAGGCCGGCGCGGCGCAGGTGATCGCCACCGGCGAGGAGGACCTGGTGGCCCGCTGCCGCGAGATCACCGGCGGGCGCGGGCTCGACGTCGTGTTCGACGCCGTCGCCGGGCCCGGGGTGGAGACGATGGCCGGCGCGGTCCGTCCCGGCGGCACGATCGTCATCCACGGCCGCCTCTCCGGCGAGCCCGCGGTGTTCCCGACCGAGACGCTGCCCGACCTCGTCATGCGCAGCTTCACGCTGTTCGCGATGGCCAAGGACCCCGAGCGGCTGCGACGGGCCGCGGCGTTCATCTCCGCGGGCCTGGCGGCCGGGGACTTCGCGCCGCAGGTGGACCGGGTCTTCGAAGGCCTGGACTCCGTCGTCGAGGCGCACGAGTACCTGGAGTCCAACGCCCAGGTCGGCAAGATCGTCCTGAAGCCCTGA
- a CDS encoding TetR/AcrR family transcriptional regulator, whose translation MSADVQTSRADRQRLRVLATAADIFSRRGFRATSMNEIAAAVGLSKPTLYHYFRSKEELLVRLYSDVLDESLAMALDVVDSEPTPLEAVRELIRSRVVYTCRRQALLKVCFEEENELPVDLAEQLLRRRRAFEDLFNAALDAHLRAHPDVEIGMTPKVWVNMALGAANWTYKWFRESGEYTPEQLGDRIAASLTAGITPA comes from the coding sequence GTGAGTGCCGACGTGCAGACCAGCCGTGCGGACCGTCAGCGTCTCCGCGTGCTCGCCACGGCGGCGGACATCTTCAGCCGCCGCGGGTTCCGGGCCACGTCGATGAACGAGATCGCGGCCGCGGTCGGGCTGTCGAAGCCGACGCTCTACCACTACTTCCGCAGCAAGGAGGAGCTGCTCGTCCGGCTCTACTCCGACGTGCTGGACGAGAGCCTGGCGATGGCGCTGGACGTGGTGGACTCCGAGCCCACCCCGCTGGAGGCGGTCCGCGAGCTGATCCGCTCCCGGGTCGTCTACACCTGCCGCCGCCAGGCGCTGCTCAAGGTGTGCTTCGAGGAGGAGAACGAGCTGCCGGTCGACCTCGCCGAGCAGCTGCTGCGCCGCCGTCGCGCGTTCGAGGACCTGTTCAACGCCGCCCTGGACGCCCACCTGCGCGCGCATCCGGACGTCGAGATCGGGATGACGCCGAAGGTCTGGGTGAACATGGCCCTGGGCGCGGCGAACTGGACCTACAAGTGGTTCCGCGAGTCCGGCGAGTACACCCCCGAGCAGCTCGGGGACCGGATCGCGGCCAGCCTGACCGCCGGGATCACCCCGGCCTGA